One segment of Marinitoga hydrogenitolerans DSM 16785 DNA contains the following:
- a CDS encoding glucose-1-phosphate adenylyltransferase has protein sequence MNIVALILAGGQGTRLGAITEYLAKPAVPYGGKYRIIDFALSNCVNSGIYNIGVLTQYRPHVLNKHLGIGRPWDLDIKSGGLTILPPYVSNTDQSWYKGTADAICQNIEYIDSYNPDFVVILSGDHIYKMDYNEMIDFHIEKGSDATIACMEVPLSEAYRFGIMVTDSFGKIIEFQEKPNNPRGNLASLGIYVYTWSILKELLIEDSNDPNSEHDFGKNIIPKMLENNRLYAFNYEGYWRDVGTLQSYWESNLELLGPMPMLNIHDVNWKIFTQSEELPPAFISKDAKLTGSLISEGCEIYGEIHNSVLFQGVIVEEGAIIKDSVIMNNTVIKKDAYIEKAIICENSEIGENVKIGIGEFKENQYNNKIYNTDITLIGFNTRIPPNIQIGKNVLIGNYIKEFIEDVPSGGYVV, from the coding sequence ATGAATATTGTTGCTTTAATATTAGCAGGAGGTCAAGGTACAAGACTTGGAGCTATAACGGAATATTTAGCTAAACCAGCAGTACCGTATGGTGGTAAGTATCGAATTATAGATTTTGCATTGAGTAACTGTGTAAATTCTGGAATATATAATATTGGTGTATTAACCCAGTATAGACCTCATGTATTAAATAAGCATTTAGGTATTGGAAGGCCTTGGGATTTAGATATAAAATCTGGTGGGTTAACTATTTTACCACCATATGTGAGTAACACTGATCAATCATGGTATAAGGGGACAGCAGATGCTATTTGTCAAAATATAGAGTATATAGATAGTTATAATCCGGATTTTGTTGTTATTTTATCTGGTGATCACATATATAAAATGGATTATAATGAAATGATAGATTTTCATATAGAGAAAGGTTCTGATGCGACGATTGCCTGTATGGAAGTTCCTTTAAGTGAGGCATATAGGTTTGGAATAATGGTTACAGATTCTTTTGGAAAAATAATAGAATTTCAAGAAAAACCAAATAATCCTAGAGGTAATTTAGCATCGTTGGGAATATATGTTTATACATGGTCAATATTAAAAGAACTATTAATTGAGGATTCTAATGATCCGAATTCAGAACATGATTTTGGTAAAAATATAATACCTAAGATGTTAGAAAATAATAGATTATATGCGTTTAATTATGAAGGATATTGGAGAGATGTTGGGACTTTGCAGTCATATTGGGAATCAAATCTTGAATTATTGGGACCAATGCCAATGTTAAATATACATGATGTAAATTGGAAAATATTTACGCAATCGGAAGAATTGCCCCCTGCTTTTATATCAAAAGATGCAAAGTTAACAGGATCTCTAATAAGTGAAGGTTGCGAAATATATGGTGAAATTCATAATTCAGTATTATTTCAAGGAGTAATTGTAGAAGAAGGAGCTATAATAAAAGATTCTGTGATAATGAATAACACTGTAATAAAAAAAGATGCATATATAGAAAAGGCCATTATTTGTGAAAATTCTGAGATTGGTGAAAATGTAAAGATTGGAATTGGAGAGTTTAAAGAAAATCAATATAATAACAAAATTTATAATACAGATATAACATTAATAGGATTTAATACAAGGATTCCTCCAAATATTCAAATAGGTAAGAATGTACTTATAGGTAATTATATAAAGGAATTTATTGAAGATGTGCCATCAGGAGGGTATGTTGTTTAG